The proteins below are encoded in one region of Polycladomyces subterraneus:
- a CDS encoding VOC family protein, translating into MIHELPLFSKDHILLGMGDVLGLEVTYESDQSVFLKCGEQMIALFTHENHPEGARRLEGAVKGISHLEFRIKRSDKEYWHQKLRDAGYHAYKDNFEDEDGNLFHVVYED; encoded by the coding sequence TTGATTCATGAACTACCCCTTTTTTCGAAAGACCATATTTTGTTGGGGATGGGCGATGTGTTGGGACTGGAAGTGACATACGAGTCCGATCAGTCAGTCTTTCTCAAATGCGGCGAGCAAATGATCGCCCTCTTTACCCATGAAAATCACCCGGAGGGTGCACGTCGCTTGGAAGGGGCGGTCAAAGGCATCTCCCATCTTGAATTCCGGATCAAACGAAGCGATAAAGAGTATTGGCACCAAAAACTGCGGGATGCCGGTTATCACGCTTACAAGGACAATTTCGAGGATGAAGACGGAAACCTGTTCCACGTTGTATATGAAGACTGA
- a CDS encoding nucleotidyltransferase domain-containing protein, producing MNQTYPFHPIDQVLSVMKSFDRPWFVSGGWALDLSVGRVTREHGDLDLTIFREDTERLIQYFDGWTAYVAIPGERRYEIFRELEDVRPPRHELVFQKGDLKLEFLLIDRDGDKVLFRRSPVITLDIQCFAQQDGSGRPHVAPEWQLLFKAKNPRPKDEQDFANHFKRLGKTSREWLLNALKRYQPDSHWIALLESDE from the coding sequence ATGAATCAAACCTACCCGTTCCATCCCATTGATCAAGTTCTAAGTGTGATGAAATCTTTTGATCGCCCTTGGTTTGTTTCCGGAGGCTGGGCACTTGATCTATCAGTTGGAAGAGTGACACGGGAACACGGTGATCTCGACCTCACTATTTTCAGGGAAGATACGGAGCGGCTCATTCAGTATTTCGACGGATGGACAGCGTATGTGGCTATTCCGGGTGAAAGACGGTATGAGATTTTCAGAGAGTTGGAAGATGTACGCCCCCCTCGCCATGAGCTTGTTTTCCAAAAAGGAGACCTGAAGTTGGAGTTTCTGCTCATTGACCGTGACGGTGACAAGGTGCTGTTCCGACGGTCCCCTGTCATTACGTTGGATATTCAATGCTTTGCACAACAAGACGGGAGTGGCCGGCCCCACGTCGCTCCGGAATGGCAATTGCTGTTCAAAGCCAAAAACCCACGCCCCAAAGATGAACAGGATTTTGCCAACCACTTCAAACGATTGGGCAAAACAAGCCGTGAATGGCTGTTGAACGCGCTGAAAAGATATCAACCGGACAGTCATTGGATCGCCTTGCTGGAAAGTGACGAGTAA
- a CDS encoding uracil-DNA glycosylase yields MAPILKNDWADHLNAEFEKPYYLKLRQFLIHEYNTYTVYPDKYDIYSALHLTPYADTKVVIIGQDPYHGPGQAHGLSFSVKPGVKVPPSLQNIFKELHDDLGCRIPNHGHLVKWAEQGVLLLNNVLTVRRGQPNSHKGKGWETFTSQVIRTLNEREQPVVFLLWGRNAQEKKALITRDHHLVIESAHPSPYSANRGFFGSRPFSRTNEFLQKVGLQPIDWQLEDI; encoded by the coding sequence ATGGCGCCCATCCTGAAAAATGATTGGGCCGATCATTTGAACGCTGAATTCGAAAAGCCGTATTACCTAAAGTTGCGCCAGTTTTTGATCCACGAATACAATACGTATACTGTCTATCCGGACAAATATGATATTTACTCCGCCTTGCATCTCACCCCTTATGCCGACACCAAGGTCGTCATCATCGGACAAGACCCGTATCACGGCCCGGGTCAAGCACACGGTCTCAGTTTTTCTGTCAAACCCGGCGTAAAAGTACCACCTTCGCTCCAAAACATTTTCAAAGAGTTGCACGATGATCTCGGGTGCCGGATTCCCAACCACGGTCATCTGGTCAAATGGGCGGAACAAGGCGTCCTGCTCCTCAACAACGTCTTGACCGTTCGCCGGGGCCAGCCCAATTCCCATAAGGGTAAAGGATGGGAAACGTTCACGAGCCAGGTGATCCGCACATTGAATGAACGGGAACAACCCGTCGTCTTTCTCTTGTGGGGAAGAAATGCGCAGGAGAAAAAAGCATTGATCACCCGCGATCATCACCTGGTAATCGAATCAGCCCATCCCAGTCCATATTCCGCCAATCGCGGCTTTTTCGGCAGTCGTCCGTTTTCCCGAACCAATGAATTTTTGCAAAAGGTCGGTTTGCAACCCATCGACTGGCAACTGGAGGATATTTGA
- a CDS encoding VanW family protein: protein MEEKKEPNVDDSKETTNESPSSPIVPDSQSEADRSTDTKKKVDESVPEWVEMSEETESNDRETSTEPDMTGSAESTPSSPEREEMAAAALVSGSSQVSVWDRINRVLHRMPLVNRIPFEQIGPKKTVIGTLVVAFALVGSLSVFAFDGTTDAKEAPRAGVTKPHQQLKPQPIPFTVTYEGRQWTVDLRTLGYDGKDPSTLNRDKWLAWFRKVKKEVDQPAVDAEQNWFGGKLTPSKTGRLVDMDTIEKEWLPRLTAMTGQPQELPMVIDQPEVTEADFQQVDQRLIGKYTTYFDGSNVNRTTNIRLASKAINNLILSPGERFSFNRIVGPRTPGRGYKSAKVIVRGEYSEGIGGGICQVSSTLFNSVDEAGLRILQRNSHSKEVAYVPPGRDATVSWGGPDFRFKNNLTKPVLIRIRVTSNSITAYVYTTPDARVKKRKPVQPAPTKVESVPVTNPGASNGKHPQ from the coding sequence GTGGAAGAGAAAAAAGAGCCGAACGTCGACGACTCCAAAGAAACAACCAACGAGTCGCCGTCCTCCCCAATAGTCCCCGATTCGCAATCGGAGGCGGATCGGTCGACGGACACAAAGAAGAAAGTGGATGAATCGGTACCGGAATGGGTAGAGATGTCCGAAGAAACAGAATCAAATGACCGTGAGACTTCAACGGAGCCGGACATGACCGGTTCGGCGGAAAGCACGCCTTCTTCTCCCGAACGGGAAGAGATGGCTGCCGCTGCATTGGTGTCTGGATCCTCACAAGTGAGCGTGTGGGATCGGATCAACCGAGTGTTGCATCGCATGCCGCTGGTCAACCGCATTCCGTTTGAACAAATCGGTCCGAAAAAAACTGTTATCGGCACGCTGGTGGTGGCTTTCGCTTTGGTGGGAAGTTTGTCCGTGTTTGCATTTGACGGAACGACCGATGCCAAAGAGGCCCCACGGGCAGGTGTGACAAAGCCGCATCAACAGCTGAAACCGCAACCAATTCCTTTTACCGTCACCTATGAGGGTCGGCAATGGACTGTTGATCTCCGTACCCTTGGCTATGACGGAAAAGATCCATCCACATTAAATCGCGACAAATGGTTGGCTTGGTTTCGTAAGGTGAAAAAAGAAGTGGACCAACCAGCCGTGGACGCGGAGCAAAATTGGTTTGGCGGTAAATTGACCCCGTCGAAAACGGGAAGATTGGTGGATATGGACACCATCGAAAAAGAATGGCTGCCCCGTTTGACGGCGATGACCGGCCAGCCACAGGAGCTGCCGATGGTAATCGATCAGCCGGAGGTGACCGAGGCGGATTTTCAACAGGTGGATCAACGGTTGATAGGCAAATATACGACGTACTTCGATGGAAGCAATGTCAACCGCACCACCAACATTCGATTGGCCTCCAAGGCGATCAACAATCTGATCCTGAGCCCAGGAGAGCGCTTCTCCTTCAACCGGATCGTAGGACCTCGCACACCGGGTCGTGGGTACAAATCAGCCAAGGTGATTGTGCGGGGGGAATACAGTGAAGGCATCGGCGGCGGAATCTGCCAAGTGTCGAGCACACTGTTCAACAGCGTCGATGAAGCGGGGCTGAGAATCCTCCAGCGCAATTCCCACAGCAAAGAGGTAGCGTACGTTCCGCCCGGGCGCGATGCAACCGTCTCGTGGGGCGGACCGGACTTCCGTTTTAAAAACAATCTGACCAAGCCGGTATTGATCCGTATCCGGGTGACCAGCAATTCGATCACAGCTTATGTATACACGACACCGGATGCCCGGGTGAAAAAACGGAAACCGGTGCAACCCGCACCAACCAAAGTGGAATCGGTGCCCGTCACCAACCCCGGCGCTTCGAACGGGAAACATCCGCAGTGA
- the mutY gene encoding A/G-specific adenine glycosylase: MTKVSTKQSALPFTEERKASIQRRLLQWYRIHQRDLPWRRDQDPYKIWVSEVMLQQTRVETVIPYFHRFLERFPTLEALAAADEADVIKAWEGLGYYSRVRNLHAAVKEVVEKHGGKVPDTLEAISQLKGVGPYTAGAILSIAYNRRVPAVDGNVLRVFSRLFASADDIARVQTRKKMETWAYHLIPESNPRDFNQALMELGAMVCTPTSPSCETCPIRSDCLAYQKGMQHELPVKKKAKPPVSVSLVFGWIRDGDRVLLERRPEAGLLAGMWGLPTLETDASDSVQALIVWMKKHGISIQPGETLGMVEHVFTHRKWHATIIGGTCVGIKGELPQHWRWATLDELETLALPKVYQKAVQTALSSIFA, encoded by the coding sequence ATGACCAAAGTCTCAACGAAGCAATCGGCACTTCCTTTTACGGAAGAGCGAAAAGCATCCATTCAACGACGTTTGCTCCAATGGTATCGCATTCACCAACGGGATCTACCTTGGCGTCGGGATCAGGACCCCTATAAGATCTGGGTATCCGAAGTGATGCTGCAGCAGACGCGGGTAGAAACCGTGATCCCCTATTTTCATCGTTTCTTGGAACGTTTCCCCACACTGGAAGCGCTGGCGGCGGCCGATGAGGCCGACGTCATCAAAGCGTGGGAAGGATTGGGGTATTATTCGCGCGTGCGCAACCTGCATGCTGCTGTTAAGGAGGTGGTGGAGAAACACGGAGGGAAAGTGCCTGACACATTGGAGGCCATCTCTCAGCTGAAGGGAGTGGGACCGTACACGGCGGGTGCCATTTTGAGTATCGCGTATAACCGGCGGGTGCCGGCCGTCGACGGTAATGTGTTGCGCGTCTTTTCCCGGTTGTTCGCTTCGGCGGATGACATCGCCCGTGTCCAGACACGCAAAAAAATGGAAACGTGGGCTTATCATCTAATTCCGGAATCCAATCCGCGCGATTTCAATCAGGCGTTGATGGAGCTGGGGGCGATGGTGTGTACGCCAACATCGCCTTCCTGTGAGACTTGTCCGATCCGCTCCGATTGTCTGGCATACCAAAAAGGGATGCAACATGAATTGCCCGTCAAGAAAAAAGCGAAACCGCCAGTTTCGGTTTCGCTCGTGTTCGGTTGGATTCGGGACGGCGATCGCGTGTTGCTGGAACGGAGACCGGAGGCGGGACTCTTGGCGGGGATGTGGGGATTACCCACACTGGAGACGGATGCCAGCGATTCGGTTCAGGCATTGATTGTTTGGATGAAAAAACATGGTATATCCATACAACCCGGCGAAACGTTGGGGATGGTGGAGCATGTCTTCACGCATCGCAAATGGCATGCTACGATCATCGGTGGTACGTGCGTCGGGATAAAGGGAGAACTTCCGCAACATTGGCGGTGGGCAACGCTGGATGAACTAGAAACGTTGGCATTGCCCAAGGTATACCAAAAGGCCGTTCAAACCGCTTTATCTTCCATTTTTGCTTGA